In one Parageobacillus genomosp. 1 genomic region, the following are encoded:
- a CDS encoding LacI family DNA-binding transcriptional regulator: protein MATLKEIAEKVGVSVATVSRVLNYDTTLSVSDETRKRIFEVAQQLNYKTLRERNQQPKESFRFGLVHWYSERQEMDDPYYMAIRLGVEKECFERGIELVKLFKQNGSYPTERMEHLDGIIAVGKFGPKDVNAFTSSTEHIVFVDCSPDERKFDSVVIDLRKSTITVLDHLLELGHQKIGYIGGREYVDGEMPIHDEREATFYEYLYLKGLYDSRYVWTGSFTAEDGYRLMKQAISNNDLPTAFFIASDSMAIGALRALHEAHISVPRDISIVGFNDIPTAAFIHPPLTTVKVYTEFMGETAVELLVERLVTKRTICKKVVVPTELIVRESSQTRLKGSGEK, encoded by the coding sequence ATGGCGACGTTAAAAGAAATCGCGGAAAAAGTCGGGGTATCGGTGGCGACGGTGTCGCGCGTGCTTAATTATGACACTACCTTATCGGTGTCGGACGAAACGAGAAAACGCATTTTCGAAGTAGCCCAGCAGCTAAACTATAAAACGCTACGGGAACGCAATCAGCAGCCGAAGGAATCGTTTCGTTTCGGGCTCGTTCATTGGTATTCCGAACGGCAAGAAATGGATGATCCGTATTACATGGCGATTCGCTTAGGAGTCGAAAAAGAATGTTTTGAACGCGGAATCGAATTAGTAAAGCTATTTAAGCAAAACGGCTCCTACCCAACGGAACGAATGGAGCATTTAGACGGCATTATCGCCGTCGGAAAATTTGGACCGAAAGATGTCAACGCGTTTACCTCCAGCACCGAACATATCGTCTTTGTCGACTGCTCGCCCGATGAGCGGAAATTTGACTCTGTCGTCATCGACTTACGCAAATCGACGATTACGGTGTTAGACCATCTGCTTGAGTTAGGCCATCAAAAAATCGGTTATATTGGCGGTCGGGAATATGTAGATGGCGAAATGCCGATTCACGATGAACGCGAAGCGACGTTTTACGAGTATTTATATTTAAAAGGACTGTATGATTCGAGATATGTATGGACGGGAAGTTTTACCGCCGAAGACGGCTATCGATTAATGAAACAAGCCATTTCGAACAATGACCTTCCAACCGCGTTTTTCATCGCCAGCGATTCGATGGCGATCGGGGCGCTGCGCGCGCTCCATGAAGCACACATTTCCGTCCCCCGTGATATATCCATTGTTGGGTTCAATGATATTCCGACGGCGGCATTTATCCACCCGCCATTAACAACAGTAAAAGTATATACAGAATTCATGGGAGAGACGGCGGTAGAGTTGTTAGTGGAACGGTTGGTTACGAAGCGGACCATTTGTAAAAAAGTAGTGGTACCGACTGAGCTAATTGTGCGAGAAAGCAGTCAAACCCGTTTGAAAGGGAGCGGCGAGAAGTGA
- a CDS encoding galactokinase yields MIAKLKEEFIGLFGGRNEEIRIFFSPGRVNLIGEHTDYNGGHVLPCALEIGTYALVRKIANPFIRFYSKNFPETGIITVSYDDLSYQDQHGWANYPKGIIAAFQSFCPIETGLDILYYGTIPNGAGLSSSASIELATAVMLNKLFAQHIDMLELVKMSQKVENEYVGVNCGIMDQFAVGMGKRNHAMLLNCQTLEYRYLPVSMNNCSIVIANTNKKRGLADSAYNERRATCEAALAKLQKHINIASLGDLTSEQLEQYKHLLSPLEQKRARHAVTENERTVEAAAALEKGDLVRFGELMKQSHISLRDDYEVTGMELDTLVEAAWKHEGTIGARMTGAGFGGCTVNIVKDVYIPSFIEQVGKEYAGKIGYEASFYVVKIGDGAREIAETKEMSV; encoded by the coding sequence ATGATTGCGAAATTAAAAGAAGAGTTTATTGGGCTATTTGGTGGGAGGAATGAGGAGATTCGGATATTTTTCTCCCCCGGCCGCGTCAACTTAATCGGCGAGCATACCGACTATAACGGCGGTCATGTGCTGCCATGCGCCTTGGAAATCGGCACGTATGCACTCGTACGCAAAATAGCCAATCCGTTTATTCGCTTTTACTCAAAAAATTTTCCAGAAACCGGGATCATTACGGTATCTTATGATGATTTATCCTACCAAGACCAACATGGATGGGCGAACTATCCAAAAGGAATTATTGCCGCGTTTCAGTCGTTTTGTCCGATCGAGACGGGGCTCGATATTTTGTATTACGGGACGATCCCAAACGGCGCCGGATTATCGTCGTCCGCTTCCATCGAACTGGCAACAGCGGTCATGCTCAATAAACTATTCGCGCAGCATATCGATATGCTTGAGCTTGTGAAAATGAGTCAAAAAGTAGAAAATGAGTATGTTGGCGTCAACTGCGGCATTATGGATCAGTTTGCCGTCGGAATGGGAAAACGAAACCATGCAATGCTACTAAACTGCCAAACGTTAGAGTACCGCTATTTGCCTGTTTCGATGAACAATTGTTCGATTGTCATCGCCAATACAAACAAAAAGCGTGGTCTGGCCGATTCGGCGTATAACGAACGGCGGGCGACGTGCGAGGCAGCTTTGGCGAAATTGCAGAAACATATAAATATTGCCTCACTCGGTGATTTGACAAGCGAGCAGTTGGAGCAATACAAGCATCTCCTTTCTCCGCTTGAACAAAAGCGCGCCCGCCATGCCGTGACGGAAAACGAGCGGACGGTAGAGGCGGCGGCAGCGTTGGAAAAGGGAGATTTGGTCCGCTTTGGCGAACTGATGAAGCAGTCACACATTTCGCTGCGCGATGATTATGAAGTAACAGGAATGGAACTAGATACGCTTGTCGAAGCGGCGTGGAAGCATGAAGGAACGATTGGAGCCCGCATGACTGGTGCTGGTTTTGGCGGCTGTACGGTGAATATCGTGAAAGATGTGTACATTCCTTCTTTTATTGAACAAGTAGGAAAAGAATATGCGGGAAAAATCGGCTATGAAGCTAGTTTTTATGTCGTGAAAATTGGTGACGGAGCGAGAGAAATAGCAGAAACAAAGGAGATGAGCGTATGA
- a CDS encoding galactose mutarotase — MIREGIFKGLKSIILENHYMKATFLPEYGSKLASFIDKETNEEWLFQAKSDTLSIPSYGAVFSDYDSSGFDEVFPSIDACFDPVTGKLIPDHGEVWALPWEYRLEGETIVFTVKSPVFPYTMTKRVWLEENRLCFDYAVTNDGDTRFYFIWTPHALLRCDEYTKIVVPDGLNSVMTVEHQTEHLGEWGTIHPYPITMSKKTGKPLDLSKMEPPSANNCEKFYFTERVSEGWCGIVQENTGRKLMYHYPADKIPYLGVWKTQGGYRGDYNLALEPCTGVYDNLSVAYAIRKVSFVEPKAVFTWWFHMEIGG; from the coding sequence ATGATTCGGGAAGGGATATTCAAAGGATTAAAAAGTATCATTTTAGAAAATCATTACATGAAGGCAACCTTTTTGCCTGAGTACGGCAGTAAACTCGCTTCGTTCATCGATAAAGAAACGAATGAAGAATGGCTGTTTCAAGCAAAAAGCGATACGCTCTCGATACCGAGCTACGGCGCTGTTTTTAGCGACTATGATTCTAGTGGATTCGATGAAGTATTTCCAAGCATCGATGCTTGTTTTGACCCTGTAACGGGAAAGCTGATCCCTGACCATGGAGAAGTATGGGCGCTTCCGTGGGAATATCGATTGGAAGGGGAGACAATTGTTTTTACGGTCAAAAGCCCTGTTTTTCCGTATACGATGACAAAACGGGTTTGGCTAGAAGAGAATCGGCTCTGTTTTGATTATGCGGTCACCAATGATGGTGATACACGGTTCTACTTTATTTGGACACCACACGCGCTTTTGCGATGTGACGAATATACGAAAATCGTTGTTCCCGACGGTTTAAATAGTGTGATGACCGTCGAGCATCAGACGGAACATCTTGGCGAATGGGGGACAATCCATCCGTATCCCATTACCATGTCGAAAAAAACGGGGAAGCCGTTGGATTTATCAAAAATGGAGCCGCCATCTGCGAACAACTGTGAGAAATTTTATTTTACCGAGCGCGTTTCGGAAGGTTGGTGCGGCATCGTTCAAGAAAACACGGGACGAAAGCTAATGTATCATTATCCAGCTGATAAAATTCCGTATTTAGGAGTCTGGAAAACGCAAGGCGGCTATCGCGGCGACTATAATTTGGCGCTCGAACCATGCACCGGGGTGTACGACAATTTGTCTGTCGCTTACGCCATCCGCAAAGTTTCGTTTGTCGAGCCAAAGGCCGTATTTACATGGTGGTTTCATATGGAAATAGGGGGATAG
- the galE gene encoding UDP-glucose 4-epimerase GalE: MILVCGGAGYIGSHAVYRLIEKGEKVIVVDNLQTGHREAVHPEAVFYQGDIRDRAFLRDVFRKHEIDTVVHFAANSLVGESMQEPLKYYDNNVYGTQVLLEVMNEFGVKQIVFSSTAAVYGEPKQIPIVETDPTMPTNTYGETKLAMEKMMKWVDRAYGIRYISLRYFNVAGAYGTLIGEDHDPETHLIPLILKVPLGQREAIHIFGDDYDTHDGTCIRDYIHVLDLVDAHILAVEKLRSGAESNVYNLGNGNGFTVKEVIEAARKVTGHPIPARVMARRPGDPAKLVASAEKAKRELGWEPKYTSIIDIVASAWEWHQAKPNGYRGV; the protein is encoded by the coding sequence ATGATTCTTGTCTGCGGCGGCGCGGGCTACATCGGCAGCCATGCGGTATACCGCTTGATCGAAAAAGGAGAAAAAGTTATCGTTGTCGATAATTTGCAAACAGGTCATCGCGAGGCTGTTCATCCGGAAGCGGTCTTCTATCAAGGGGATATTCGCGACCGCGCGTTTTTGCGCGACGTATTTCGCAAGCATGAGATCGATACAGTGGTTCATTTCGCCGCCAATTCCCTTGTCGGCGAAAGCATGCAGGAGCCGCTCAAATATTACGATAACAATGTGTACGGCACGCAAGTCTTGCTAGAAGTGATGAACGAGTTTGGTGTTAAGCAAATCGTGTTTTCCTCGACGGCAGCGGTGTACGGGGAGCCGAAGCAAATTCCGATTGTAGAAACCGACCCAACGATGCCGACGAATACGTACGGGGAAACGAAGCTGGCGATGGAAAAAATGATGAAATGGGTCGACCGCGCTTACGGAATTCGCTATATTTCGCTGCGTTATTTTAACGTCGCCGGTGCTTATGGCACGTTGATTGGTGAAGATCATGACCCGGAAACCCATCTTATTCCATTAATTTTAAAAGTACCGCTTGGCCAACGTGAAGCGATTCATATTTTTGGCGATGATTACGATACCCATGACGGCACCTGCATTCGCGACTATATCCATGTGCTCGATCTTGTTGACGCCCACATTCTGGCGGTGGAAAAGCTGCGAAGCGGTGCGGAAAGCAACGTGTACAATTTAGGAAACGGCAACGGCTTTACCGTTAAAGAAGTGATCGAAGCGGCGCGGAAAGTTACCGGTCATCCGATCCCGGCGCGAGTCATGGCGCGGCGCCCGGGCGATCCGGCGAAGCTTGTCGCTTCTGCGGAAAAAGCGAAACGCGAACTCGGCTGGGAACCAAAATACACATCCATTATCGATATTGTCGCTTCTGCATGGGAATGGCATCAGGCGAAACCGAACGGATATCGGGGTGTGTGA
- a CDS encoding EcsC family protein has translation MDIRQQLLEELKKIEHWEQDQKDLWFWEKLGRLPFKLLDKLTPSIVHKKLGQLLDELGSYIQSGGQYLVKEEKILEKLHVSTLEQAAQLPLATMDRVCDELIDARVTFAQIQGATTGVGGALTLAVDIPALLGLALKTLQEIAIVYGYNPKEKKERIFIVKCLQFVSSDIVGKKAILDQLTSFSDHHQQVFSQLQGWREVMMTFRDQYGWKKLFQFVPIVGIVFGAMFNKAFIEDIAETGKMLYRKRRILEKLSQLEAGA, from the coding sequence ATGGATATTAGACAGCAACTACTGGAAGAGTTGAAAAAGATTGAACATTGGGAACAAGACCAAAAAGACTTATGGTTTTGGGAAAAGCTTGGACGGCTGCCGTTTAAATTGCTCGATAAGCTTACGCCAAGCATCGTACATAAAAAACTGGGACAGCTGTTAGATGAGCTTGGCAGCTATATACAAAGCGGCGGGCAATATTTGGTGAAAGAAGAAAAAATATTGGAAAAGCTGCATGTCTCGACATTAGAACAAGCGGCCCAGCTGCCGCTTGCGACCATGGACCGCGTTTGTGATGAGTTGATTGACGCGCGCGTGACGTTTGCCCAAATTCAAGGTGCAACGACAGGCGTTGGCGGAGCGTTGACGCTGGCGGTCGATATTCCTGCTCTCCTCGGCCTCGCGTTAAAAACGCTGCAGGAAATCGCCATCGTCTATGGCTACAATCCGAAGGAGAAGAAAGAGCGAATTTTTATTGTGAAATGTTTGCAATTCGTCTCCTCCGATATTGTCGGCAAAAAGGCGATTCTCGATCAGCTTACTTCTTTTTCCGACCATCACCAACAAGTCTTTTCCCAGCTTCAAGGCTGGCGTGAAGTCATGATGACGTTTCGCGATCAATATGGCTGGAAAAAGCTGTTTCAATTCGTTCCGATCGTTGGCATTGTTTTTGGCGCAATGTTTAACAAAGCGTTTATCGAGGACATTGCCGAAACAGGAAAAATGCTCTATCGGAAGCGGCGGATTTTAGAAAAACTCTCACAACTAGAAGCCGGTGCCTAG
- the galT gene encoding UDP-glucose--hexose-1-phosphate uridylyltransferase, translating to MPDILTAVEQLIQYGVKRGLLPSEDIVYARNRLLAALRLTEWKPVEVKDTSFASPSPILETILDWAYERGLLETNTTTERDIWDAKLMDCLMPRPSEVIREFYNQYDQDPKQATDWFYSLSKASNYIQTARISKNKQWKVKTAYGELDITINLSKPEKDPKEIAKLKDAPASSYPQCLLCKENEGYEGTWHHPARSNHRVVPITLLDETWYFQYSPYVYYNEHCIVFHAEHVPMKMERKTFARLLDFIEKFPHYFIGSNADLPIVGGSILAHDHFQGGNYTFAMEQAEIEEYISFPAFPSLTAGIVRWPMSVIRLRGKKEEVLEAADCIYETWRTYSDPSVDIYANSGDVPHNTVTPIARRRGDLFEMDIVLRNNRTSEEHPYGIFHPHEELHHIKKENIGLIEVMGLAVLPGRLAGELDALATYLVRNTKKEEWDEALLKHWDWYEQIRAAYPNITEENVSGILQHEVGQRFITVLEHAGVFKRNEKGKQAFHTFLRKVQGKLS from the coding sequence ATGCCAGACATTTTGACGGCGGTAGAACAGCTGATCCAATACGGGGTAAAACGTGGCCTGCTTCCAAGCGAAGATATTGTTTACGCGCGCAATCGCCTGCTGGCGGCGCTACGGCTGACGGAGTGGAAGCCAGTGGAGGTAAAGGACACGTCCTTTGCCTCCCCTTCTCCGATCTTAGAGACGATTTTAGATTGGGCGTATGAACGCGGTCTTTTGGAAACGAATACAACGACGGAGCGGGACATATGGGACGCCAAGCTGATGGACTGTTTAATGCCGCGTCCGTCGGAAGTGATCCGCGAATTTTACAACCAATATGACCAAGATCCAAAACAAGCAACAGACTGGTTTTATTCCTTAAGTAAAGCGTCGAATTACATTCAAACAGCGCGGATCTCCAAAAATAAGCAATGGAAAGTAAAAACGGCGTATGGGGAGCTCGATATTACGATCAATTTATCGAAACCGGAAAAGGACCCAAAAGAAATCGCCAAGCTGAAAGACGCACCGGCGTCATCATATCCGCAGTGCTTATTATGCAAAGAAAATGAAGGATACGAAGGAACGTGGCATCATCCGGCGCGTTCCAACCACCGCGTCGTCCCGATTACGTTGTTGGACGAAACATGGTATTTCCAATATTCCCCATACGTATATTACAACGAGCATTGCATTGTATTCCATGCCGAGCATGTGCCGATGAAAATGGAACGGAAAACGTTTGCCCGCTTACTTGATTTTATTGAAAAATTTCCGCACTATTTTATCGGTTCGAACGCCGATTTGCCGATTGTCGGGGGCTCGATTTTAGCACACGATCATTTTCAAGGCGGAAACTACACATTTGCGATGGAACAAGCGGAAATCGAAGAGTATATTTCTTTTCCTGCTTTTCCGTCATTGACGGCAGGAATTGTGCGCTGGCCGATGTCGGTGATCCGCCTTCGCGGCAAAAAAGAAGAAGTGCTCGAAGCAGCGGATTGCATTTACGAAACGTGGCGGACGTACAGCGATCCGAGTGTCGACATCTATGCCAACAGCGGCGATGTTCCGCATAATACGGTCACTCCTATCGCGAGACGCCGTGGCGATTTGTTTGAAATGGATATCGTATTGCGCAACAATCGGACATCGGAAGAACATCCATACGGCATTTTTCATCCTCATGAAGAATTGCACCATATTAAAAAAGAAAATATCGGTTTAATTGAAGTGATGGGGCTCGCCGTGCTTCCAGGAAGACTTGCTGGCGAATTAGATGCGTTGGCAACATATCTTGTCCGAAATACGAAAAAAGAAGAGTGGGACGAAGCGCTGTTAAAACATTGGGATTGGTACGAGCAAATCCGTGCCGCTTATCCGAATATTACAGAAGAAAATGTATCGGGCATTTTGCAGCACGAAGTAGGACAGCGCTTTATCACCGTGCTAGAACATGCCGGCGTGTTTAAACGCAATGAGAAAGGAAAACAGGCATTTCACACCTTTTTGCGGAAAGTGCAGGGGAAGTTGTCATGA